A single genomic interval of Hevea brasiliensis isolate MT/VB/25A 57/8 chromosome 4, ASM3005281v1, whole genome shotgun sequence harbors:
- the LOC110651546 gene encoding probable ATP-dependent DNA helicase CHR12, translating to MVAQLDHHPHQHRQEPKPSSDNLEKTTSLISALNLVSRDLPLPPDLFKTVYSIYSGAQNADNGTLDGEVHFENELQDDPGIPVGGDLMTNLEDALSKQRPKCMSGFVLGESREKRYQGHILHRLRELEELPSTRGEDLQTKCLLELYGLKLAELQRKVRSEVSSEYWLCLNCASPDKQLYDWGMMTLRRPLYGIGDAFATEADDQFRKKWGSERLSRLEEEERNHIETRKRKFFAEILNAVREFQLQVQASLKRRKQRNDGIQAWHGRQRQRATRAEKLRFQALKADDQEAYMRLVKESKNERLTMLLEESNKLLVNLGAAVQRQKDGKHSDGIEPLKDSEADSPELDPSRNESPGDTPEEDADIIESDRNDDSSDLLEGQRQYNSAIHSIQEKVTEQPSMLQGGQLRSYQLEGLQWMLSLFNNNLNGILADEMGLGKTIQTISLIAYLKEKKGVCGPHLIVAPKAVLPNWINEFSTWVPEDEIKAILYDGRLDERKALREQLSRDGNFDVLITHYDLIMRDKAFLKKIHWLYMIVDEGHRLKNHECALARTLVSGYQIQRRLLLTGTPIQNSLQELWSLLNFLLPNIFNSVLNFEEWFNAPFADRGDVTLNDEEQLLIIRRLHHVIRPFILRRKKDEVEKYLPGKSQVILKCDMSAWQKVYYQQVTEMGRVGLSTGSGKSKSLQNLSMQLRKCCNHPYLFVGEYNMWRREEIMRASGKFELLDRLLPKLRATEHRVLLFSQMTRLMDILEIYLQLHDYKYLRLDGSTKTEERGSLLKQFNAPDSPYFMFLLSTRAGGLGLNLQTADTVIIFDSDWNPQMDQQAEDRAHRIGQKKEVRVFVLVSVGSIEEVILERAKQKMGIDAKVIQAGLFNTTSTAQDRRDMLEEIMRRGTSSLGTDVPSEREINRLAARSPEEFRIFEEMDKERRQKENYRCRLMEEHEVPEWAYSTPDKEDKAKRFEQNNTAFLGKRRRKDVTYVDTLSDLQWMKAVESGQDMPKLSNKGRRREHLPSEGNELASNSTGTEKKAQELKNDVMPTASEGTSDDTFGSTPKRFKPDGGIHGKLEYHGVEKSEHQGTRENSWSGHVFTWNTHKKKRSSYVIQNSSSDSRGQNSNGRGNGWV from the exons CAAGATGACCCAGGGATTCCTGTGGGAGGAGACTTGATGACTAACCTTGAGGATGCACTATCAAAGCAAAGGCCTAAATGCATGTCAGGTTTTGTACTGGGGGAATCAAGGGAAAAGCGATATCAAGGCCATATTCTGCATCGCCTACGTGAACTTGAAG AACTGCCTTCAACCAGAGGCGAGGACCTGCAGACCAAGTGCTTGCTTGAACTCTATGGATTAAAG CTAGCAGAGTTGCAAAGGAAAGTGCGGTCTGAAGTGAGTTCAGAGTATTGGCTTTGCTTGAATTGTGCATCTCCTGATAAGCAGTTATATGACTGGGGTATGATGACACTGCGCCGTCCTTTATATGGCATAGGAGATGCTTTTGCAACAGAAGCAGATGATCAATTCAGGAAGAAATGGGGCTCGGAG AGGCTCTCAAggttagaagaagaagaaaggaaccatatagagactagaaaaagaaaattttttgctGAAATACTTAATGCAGTTCGGGAGTTCCAATTGCAAGTTCAGGCTTCTCTTAAGCGCAGGAAGCAAAGAAATGATGGGATCCAG GCATGGCATGGTAGGCAAAGGCAGCGTGCTACTCGAGCTGAAAAGCTGAGGTTCCAAGCCCTGAAGGCGGATGATCAAGAAGCTTATATGAGATTAGTAAAGGAGAGCAAGAATGAGCGACTTACAATGCTTCTTGAAGAGTCAAATAAACTCCTTGTTAATTTGGGGGCTGCAGTTCAGCGTCAGAAAGATGGAAAACATTCAGATGGCATTGAACCCTTGAAAGACTCAGAAGCTGATTCTCCTGAGTTGGATCCTTCAAGAAATGAAAGCCCAGGGGATACACCTGAGGAAGATGCAGACATCATTGAGTCTGATCGCAATGATGATAGTAGTGATTTACTTGAAGGTCAGCGGCAGTATAACTCAGCCATTCATTCAATTCAGGAGAAG GTAACAGAGCAGCCATCCATGCTTCAGGGTGGACAATTAAGATCATACCAGTTAGAAGGGCTTCAGTGGATGCTGTCTTTGTTCAACAACAATTTAAATGGAATATTAGCTGATGAGATGGGATTGGGGAAGACGATACAAACTATTTCATTGATTGCATATCTGAAGGAGAAGAAAGGCGTATGTGGACCACACTTGATAGTGGCTCCAAAGGCTGTACTACCCAATTGGATCAATGAATTCTCAACATGGGTTCCTGAGGATGA GATCAAAGCTATTCTTTATGATGGGCGTCTAGATGAGAGAAAGGCATTAAGAGAACAGTTATCAAGAGATGGAAACTTTGATGTGTTGATCACACACTATGATCTAATCATGAGAGATAAAgcatttttgaaaaaaattcacTGGCTTTACATGATCGTTGATGAAGGGCATCGATTAAAGAATCACGAGTGTGCTCTTGCACGAACTCTTGTCTCCGG CTACCAGATCCAACGTAGACTTTTACTAACTGGAACTCCAATACAGAATAGCTTACAAGAATTATGGTCCCTGCTTAATTTTCTCCtcccaaatatttttaattcagtCCTGAACTTTGAGGAGTGGTTCAATGCTCCTTTCGCAGATAGGGGTGATGTTACTCTTAATGATGAGGAGCAGCTGTTGATCATTCGACGTTTGCATCAT GTTATTAGGCCATTTATATTGAGGAGGAAAAAAGATGAGGTGGAGAAATACCTTCCTGGAAAGTCCCAAGTTATACTGAAATGTGATATGTCAGCATGGCAGAAAGTATATTACCAACAAGTTACAGAGATGGGCAGAGTTGGCCTATCTACTG GCTCTGGGAAATCAAAAAGTCTACAGAACTTGTCCATGCAGCTCAGGAAGTGCTGTAACCACCCATACCTCTTTGTTGGAGAATATAATATGTGGCGGAGAGAAGAAATCATGAGAGCTTCTGGAAAGTTCGAACTACTTGATCGTTTACTTCCAAAACTTCGTGCAACTGAGCACAGAGTGCTGCTTTTCTCACAAATGACCCGTCTTATGgacattcttgaaatttattTGCAACTACATGATTATAAGTATCTTCGACTTGATGGCTCAACAAAAACAGAGGAAAGAGGATCTTTACTAAAGCAATTCAATGCTCCAGACTCACCTTATTTCATGTTTCTCTTGAGCACTCGTGCTGGAGGACTTGGTCTGAATTTACAAACAGCTGATACTGTAATAATATTTGATAGTGATTGGAATCCTCAAATGGACCAACAAGCAGAGGATCGTGCACATCGTATTGGACAAAAGAAGGAAGTTAGGGTCTTTGTGTTGGTTAGTGTTGGATCAATAGAAGAGGTAATCTTGGAGCGTGCAAAACAGAAGATGGGAATCGATGCCAAAGTTATCCAGGCAGGACTTTTTAACACAACATCCACAG CACAGGACAGACGAGATATGTTAGAGGAGATAATGCGCAGAGGAACAAGTTCACTTGGAACAGATGTGCCAAGTGAGAGAGAAATTAACCGCCTTGCAGCCCGATCACCAGAAGAATTTCGGATTTTTGAGGAGATGGATAAGGAGAGAAGGCAAAAGGAGAATTATAGATGTCGTCTCATGGAAGAGCATGAGGTACCTGAATGGGCATATTCCACGCCTGACAAGGAAGACAAAGCTAAAAGGTTTGAGCAGAATAATACTGCTTTCTTGGGTAAGCGGAGAAGAAAAGATGTCACTTATGTTGATACTTTAAGTGATTTACAATGGATGAAGGCTGTAGAAAGTGGACAAGACATGCCAAAGCTGTCAAATAAAGGAAGGAGACGGGAACATCTTCCATCTGAGGGCAATGAATTAGCTAGTAATAGTACTGGAACAGAAAAAAAGGCTCAGGAACTGAAGAATGATGTCATGCCTACAGCAAGTGAGGGAACGAGTGATGATACTTTTGGTTCAACCCCAAAGAGATTCAAGCCTGATGGAGGGATTCATGGAAAACTTGAATATCACGGGGTAGAAAAGTCTGaacatcaaggaaccagagaaaATAGTTGGAGTGGGCATGTATTTACATGgaatacccataagaagaagagaTCTAGCTATGTCATCCAGAATTCATCATCTGATTCCAGAGGGCAGAATTCCAATGGAAGAGGAAATGGTTGGGTCTGA